One segment of Calliopsis andreniformis isolate RMS-2024a chromosome 1, iyCalAndr_principal, whole genome shotgun sequence DNA contains the following:
- the LOC143182578 gene encoding ankyrin repeat and SOCS box protein 16 isoform X2 — MPSECISNTLQRELADSIIRLQPLDEIRILLACGAKANEPVTQGLRPLHYAVWQRYTEAAQLLLVRGADIDATDECGYSALHLAAEHGYLDLVKLLIEHGAKVDHRPDTGELFPRTTLCDEPLRLALRNRHVEVARILLEAGANPNKRYFFGSEINLVSPLDLQCMELLLAFGAQPNTRDRAGLTPLMKAARLPQGIASVLLLLSYGADVNSMADARHDYRTVLHYAILGGDPAVIDLLLKQGAPLDLGSEYQKPTALDLAILKGDPSIVQMLLESGADVNATSPIIGSPLHVACADNIPNRLEILSMLLERGADPNLVIRSDEGPALRPVLAEYVASNENPSVEVVALLLKYGARVVIKTQFRDPHGILNSLQNTADKPRLLKALLEAAESFDPCMIRRSSSLTDAQKALVMEVARTPLPLTHQARLIVRKLCGTKLPKIVRKLQLPQSLHRYLLYDFH, encoded by the exons ATGCCCTCCGAATGCATCAGCAACACGTTGCAACGCGAACTGGCCGATTCCATAATACGTTTACAACCACTCGACGAGATTCGAATCTTGCTGGCTTGCGGAGCAAAAGCGAACGAACCCGTAACGCAAGGTTTGAGGCCGTTGCATTACGCGGTATGGCAGAGGTACACGGAAGCGGCTCAGCTACTGTTGGTACGCGGTGCAGACATCGACGCGACCGATGAGTGCGGATATTCAGCGTTGCACCTCGCCGCTGAACATGGCTACTTGGATTTGGTGAAGCTGTTGATCGAACACGGCGCCAAGGTTGATCATCGCCCGGATACTGGAGAACTTTTTCCAAG GACAACATTATGCGACGAACCGCTGCGACTCGCTCTGAGAAACCGGCACGTTGAAGTGGCTCGAATTCTGCTGGAAGCTGGTGCGAATCCAAATAAAAGATATTTCTTTGGATCGGAGATCAATTTGGTCTCTCCCCTGGATTTGCAGTGCATGGAATTGTTGTTAGCGTTCGGAGCTCAACCGAATACGAGGGACCGAGCGGGACTTACACCCTTGATGAAAGCTGCAAGATTGCCACAG GGAATAGCTTCGGTGTTGCTTTTGCTGAGTTACGGAGCCGACGTTAATTCTATGGCCGACGCCAGGCACGATTACCGTACAGTTCTACATTATGCGATTCTGGGTGGCGATCCGGCGGTGATCGATCTTCTCTTGAAGCAGGGTGCCCCTCTCGATCTCGGTTCCGAGTATCAGAAGCCTACGGCTCTCGACTTGGCCATACTGAAGGGGGACCCTTCAATCGTACAGATGTTACTGGAATCGG GGGCCGACGTCAACGCAACTTCGCCGATCATCGGCTCACCTCTTCACGTCGCTTGCGCGGACAACATTCCGAATAGGCTGGAGATTCTGTCGATGCTGCTGGAACGAGGTGCCGATCCGAATTTGGTAATACGCAGCGACGAAGGCCCTGCATTACGTCCGGTACTAGCAGAATACGTAGCTTCGAACGAAAATCCATCCGTCGAGGTCGTAGCTCTTCTGCTGAAATACGGAGCTCGAGTTGTGATCAAGACGCAGTTTCGCGATCCACACGGTATATTGAATTCCCTCCAGAACACAGCAGACAAACCGCGACTGCTTAAAGCGTTACTAGAGGCGGCGGAAAGTTTCGATCCATGTATGATAAGAAGATCCAGTAGTTTGACGGACGCACAGAAAGCGTTGGTAATGGAAGTGGCGAGAACTCCGTTGCCTCTGACTCATCAGGCCAGATTAATAGTCCGAAAGCTGTGCGGTACCAAGTTACCTAAAATTGTCCGTAAACTTCAGTTACCCCAGTCGTTACATCGTTATCTGCTTTACGATTTCCATTGA
- the LOC143182578 gene encoding ankyrin repeat and SOCS box protein 16 isoform X1: MLEHRRLFAMPSECISNTLQRELADSIIRLQPLDEIRILLACGAKANEPVTQGLRPLHYAVWQRYTEAAQLLLVRGADIDATDECGYSALHLAAEHGYLDLVKLLIEHGAKVDHRPDTGELFPRTTLCDEPLRLALRNRHVEVARILLEAGANPNKRYFFGSEINLVSPLDLQCMELLLAFGAQPNTRDRAGLTPLMKAARLPQGIASVLLLLSYGADVNSMADARHDYRTVLHYAILGGDPAVIDLLLKQGAPLDLGSEYQKPTALDLAILKGDPSIVQMLLESGADVNATSPIIGSPLHVACADNIPNRLEILSMLLERGADPNLVIRSDEGPALRPVLAEYVASNENPSVEVVALLLKYGARVVIKTQFRDPHGILNSLQNTADKPRLLKALLEAAESFDPCMIRRSSSLTDAQKALVMEVARTPLPLTHQARLIVRKLCGTKLPKIVRKLQLPQSLHRYLLYDFH; encoded by the exons ATGCTGGAGCATCGTAGATTATTCGCT ATGCCCTCCGAATGCATCAGCAACACGTTGCAACGCGAACTGGCCGATTCCATAATACGTTTACAACCACTCGACGAGATTCGAATCTTGCTGGCTTGCGGAGCAAAAGCGAACGAACCCGTAACGCAAGGTTTGAGGCCGTTGCATTACGCGGTATGGCAGAGGTACACGGAAGCGGCTCAGCTACTGTTGGTACGCGGTGCAGACATCGACGCGACCGATGAGTGCGGATATTCAGCGTTGCACCTCGCCGCTGAACATGGCTACTTGGATTTGGTGAAGCTGTTGATCGAACACGGCGCCAAGGTTGATCATCGCCCGGATACTGGAGAACTTTTTCCAAG GACAACATTATGCGACGAACCGCTGCGACTCGCTCTGAGAAACCGGCACGTTGAAGTGGCTCGAATTCTGCTGGAAGCTGGTGCGAATCCAAATAAAAGATATTTCTTTGGATCGGAGATCAATTTGGTCTCTCCCCTGGATTTGCAGTGCATGGAATTGTTGTTAGCGTTCGGAGCTCAACCGAATACGAGGGACCGAGCGGGACTTACACCCTTGATGAAAGCTGCAAGATTGCCACAG GGAATAGCTTCGGTGTTGCTTTTGCTGAGTTACGGAGCCGACGTTAATTCTATGGCCGACGCCAGGCACGATTACCGTACAGTTCTACATTATGCGATTCTGGGTGGCGATCCGGCGGTGATCGATCTTCTCTTGAAGCAGGGTGCCCCTCTCGATCTCGGTTCCGAGTATCAGAAGCCTACGGCTCTCGACTTGGCCATACTGAAGGGGGACCCTTCAATCGTACAGATGTTACTGGAATCGG GGGCCGACGTCAACGCAACTTCGCCGATCATCGGCTCACCTCTTCACGTCGCTTGCGCGGACAACATTCCGAATAGGCTGGAGATTCTGTCGATGCTGCTGGAACGAGGTGCCGATCCGAATTTGGTAATACGCAGCGACGAAGGCCCTGCATTACGTCCGGTACTAGCAGAATACGTAGCTTCGAACGAAAATCCATCCGTCGAGGTCGTAGCTCTTCTGCTGAAATACGGAGCTCGAGTTGTGATCAAGACGCAGTTTCGCGATCCACACGGTATATTGAATTCCCTCCAGAACACAGCAGACAAACCGCGACTGCTTAAAGCGTTACTAGAGGCGGCGGAAAGTTTCGATCCATGTATGATAAGAAGATCCAGTAGTTTGACGGACGCACAGAAAGCGTTGGTAATGGAAGTGGCGAGAACTCCGTTGCCTCTGACTCATCAGGCCAGATTAATAGTCCGAAAGCTGTGCGGTACCAAGTTACCTAAAATTGTCCGTAAACTTCAGTTACCCCAGTCGTTACATCGTTATCTGCTTTACGATTTCCATTGA